The region AGGTTCCTGGTGATCTGCGTCATGATTTTCACTGCTGCCAGCTTCGCCTGCGGAGCAGCGCCGACCCTGGGAATGATCCTGCTGGCACGAATTGTCCAGGGCGCGGGCGGCGGTGCACTGCAGCCGCTCTCACAGGCGATCCTTTTTGAGTCCTTCCCCCCGGCGAAGCGCGGAGCTGCTGCCGCCGTCTTTGCCTTCGGTGTGGTGGTGGCCCCGGTGCTGGGTCCCACGCTGGGAGGCTGGCTGACGGATACGTATTCCTGGCGGTATGCCTTCTATATCAATATCCCGGTGGGAATCCTGGCGGTCTTTATGATCAGCCGCTTCGTCCATGACCCCCCCTATATCAAGAATGCGAAGGTGCCGGCGTTCGACAACATGGGATTTGGAGCTTTGGTGGTCTGGACCGGACTTTTGCAGGTGATCCTGGATAAGGGGCAGGAAGATGACTGGTTTGGAGCCACATGGATCCGGGTGGCATTTCCGATCATGCTGGCCGCCTTCCTGTGGTGGGTCTGGATCTCCTGGCATCGCAAAAATCCGCTGGTCGATCTCAAAGTGCTGAAGAATCGCAATTTTGCCATTGGCTGTTTGCTAATCTTCCTCTTCGGCATTGCAATCTATTCGACCGTGACCGTGCTTCCGCTCTTTTATCAGGAGTTGTTGGGCTATACGGCCTTCACGGCCGGGGTTGTGGTGGCGCCACGTGGACTGGGAGCGATCTGCGGGATGCCGGTGATCGGGTATCTTTCCAATAAAGTCGATCCGCGCTATCTGCTTACCTTTGGATTTATTGTTTTCGGACTTACGACGTTGTATTTCGGAAGCATTACGCTTCAGGTCTCTCCGACGACGCTTCTGGTACCTATTCTGATTACGGGGTTTGGGCTGAGCTTTGTCTTTGTGCCCATTACAACGGCGGCTTATGGGACGCTGCCGAATGAACAGATGGGCAATGCCAGCGGTTTGTTCAACCTGATGAGAAATGTCGGAGGGTCGATCGGAATCTCAATCGCTCAGACCCTTCTGATTCGGCGTGCCGCGGTGCATCAGAACCTGATCGTCAATTCTGTTCCGAGGACCGGGGCGCAGTTCCAGAATTCGCTTCAGAATACGACAGGCTTTCTGGCAAGGTATTATGGTCCGGCGAATGCTGCCGATCCTGCGCAGGCGACGCTTTACCGCGAGCTTTTGCGGCAAGCCTCGAGCTGGGCCTTTGTGGATGTGTTTCGGTGGCTTTCTCTGTTGAGTTTTGGATGTGTGGTTGCAGTCTGGCTGCTGAAGAAGGTAAAGCCCGGAAAGGGCCCGATAGGAGCACACTGAGCAGCAGAACGCGGGTGCGCTCGATGTATGAGATTCGCCGGTCTCCTCCCCATCGGCTGCGATAAACTCGAAGTTTGCGAGTTGCAGGTCTGTAGGGATGGAATGAGTTTGCTGGCACAGCTTTTGTTCTGGATTGCGGTGGTAGGTTCGCTGACGTCGACGATCTACTGTCTGATGGTCCTGGCGGCCGCGCTCCGGTTTGGACTGCGGCGCCGGCGTGAGGAGCAGGCGGCCATAAACTCCAGCTTTCTGCCGCCCGTCAGTGTGCTGAAGCCGCTGCATGGCACAGAGGATGGACTGGAGAAGAACCTCGAAACCTTCTTTGAACAGGATTATCCGGAGTTCGAGCTGTTGTTCTGCTCCAGGCATGAGAGCGACGCCGGTCTGCAACTGGCCCGCGAAGTTGGTAGGCGGTATCCCGAGGTGAATGCAAAGTATGTCACCTGTGGGGAGCCACCCGAGCACTTTCATAATGCCAAGGTCTTTTCGCTAGCCAGGATGGATTCGGTTGCGGCTTACGATCTTTATGTAACCAGCGATGCGGATGCGCGGGTCGCACCGGACTATCTGCGCAAGATGATCCAGAACCTGAAGGATCCGGCAGTGGGGCTGGCATCGAGCGTCTACATAGGAACAGTACATCGCGGAGCGGAGGCGCGACTTTCGTCGCGTCTGGATGCCGTGGGCAAGAGCGTCGAGATGAGTTCGGGCGTGATGGTGGCGGACATGCTTGAAGGGACCAAATTTGCGCTTGGCGTGACGATGGTGCTTAGAAAGCAGTCCTTCGTCGAGGCCGGTGGATTCGAGGAGCTCGGTCAGTTCTACGCCGATGACTTTGTACTAGGCAACCGCCTGGCGACACGCGGAACCGGGGTAAGGCTGGCCACTCACGTGATCCGGCTGCTGGTAGAAGACACCCCGTTCGCGGTGTCGTTCCGCAACCAGTTGCGCTGGATGCAGAGTACGCGGCGGTCCAGACCATGGGGCCATCTGGGAACGGGGCTGACCTTCGCCATGCCCTTCGGCCTGCTGGGACTTCTCTGGGGAGTGATCAGCGGACATGCGGGGCTGGGACTGCTATGGCTGTTGGCGATGGTCGTCAATCGCTGGTTGCAGGCAGGCACGGTGCTCACGATGATGGGCGATCCTGGATGGCTTCGCGGAATGTTGCTCTATCCTCTTCGTGATCTGTTGGGCAGCATGCTGTGGGTGGGGAGCTATGGCGGTGATCGATTTTACTATCGCGGCCAGACGTACCGGCTTCGCGAAGGCGGCCGCGTCGAGACTCCCTAAGCCGCAATCGGCCTTTTATAGATCAGCGGTTGGTCAACACCGTCTTGCCGCCGGAAGAGGCGAGGGTGTGGACCGCGCCGTACGGGCTGAGATCGCGTATGCGGGCTGCAGGATGGTAGGTGAACAAAAAAATACGCTGCGGGCTGGCCCAAAGGCGGCGGAGCGTGGCTTCGTTTTCGAAGATATGGGGGGAATCGGGCCAGAAGGCGCCGTACCACAGGCCATTCACATTGCCATGGATGAGGTGAAGCTGGTGACGCGTGTAGAAGACCAGGGAAGAGCCTGAGGTGAGCTCTCCGTCCAGAATGATCTGATCCTGCGGTTTGACCCCCTCGTGATTGATTGCCAGAGCAAGACCTTTTGAACCCAGAATGGGATAGAAGCGACGAAGCCCCTCGTGTGCTCCAAGCAGCGCAAAAATCATGGCCGCAGCCAGGACGAGATTGGCGGCATAGTTACGTCCTTGTCGTCGAAGCAGCCATGTGGGGAGTCCAGCGATCAGCATGCTGAAGGAGACGAAGAAGAGGGGGCCGCGGAAAAGTCCCATAGCATCGGTGGTGAGATCGAAGATGTGGCCGAGCGAGAGGTTATAGAACTCCGGATTGGCGGCCAGCAGCGATGCGATGTCGGTCCCCTTCGGTGTCGGCGGTGCCGTAAGGGCGAAGTATCCGCAGACCACGGAGATGACCGCGGTGGTGGGGATAAGCAGCCAGGCGGTCCAGTGCTGAGCCGACCGGCGGATCTCAGAAGTGCTGGACGAGGCGTCAACCCGGCTGAGAAACCCTGCTGTCATCAGGGCGAGTGCCGGAAGAGCAGGCAGACTGTAGTACTCCTGCCGGCTGGAGAGGGTAAAGAAGCCGAGAACGACGGCAGTCCACAGAAAAAGGGCAAGGGCGGCCTCGCGGGACCTGCTGAAAGTTGATTCGGAGGAGTCGCGGAGATCGCGCAGGTGCCGCCGGAGAGCGGGGAAGAGGAAGGAAGCCCAGGGCATGATCCAGAGTGCAGTGAGAGCCCAGAACAACAGGACCGGAACCTGTCCATAGTCGTGCGGGATGCGGCGGCCGAGAAAGCGGGCGATGTGCTCGTTGTAGAGGTAGAACCAGGCCCAGCCACCACGTGGGGGAAGCCCCTGGCCGGCAGGCAAAGGGATGGGTGGAGTACGAAGGGCGGCCATAATGTGCCATGGAGCTGCGATGACAAGGAAGACCACAGCAGAGGCGATAGGATGCAGGCGGCGGAGAAGACCTGGCTGACGTGTCAGCGCGAGATAGGCAAGGACAAATGCGGTTGGAAAGACCAGCCCGATAAACCCTTTTGTCAGAACGTTCAAGGCCATGACTGCAGCGAATCCCGCACAAGGCAACAGAGTGGAGCGGCCTTGACGGACGCGGTCCAGCGCGATCAGCAGAAGATGGACGCCCAGCGTCATCCAGAGCGCCAGTAGGATGTCGGGAATATAGAACCGGGTATAGAGGTACGGACCAATGCTGGTTGCCAGGGCAAGCGCGGAATAGAAGCCGCCTCGATCCGGAGCTTCGGGCGGAGAGATCTCGCGGAAGAGCCGGATGCCGAGGGCGTATACAGCGAGCAGAAGCGCGAGCATACCGACGGCGAGTGGCAGACGGGCGGCCCAGTCCTGTGCGCCGAAGAGCTTCATGGAACCGGCAGCCATCCAGTACATCAGAGGGGGCTTGTCGAAGAAGCGGACACCGTTGATGTAAGGGGTCACGTAGTCGTGCCGCAGGAGCATCTCCCGGGCGATCTCGGTGTAGATGGAATCGACGTCGTCCAGCAGGCCAGGAGTAAAGAGGCCGCCGACCTGAAGAATCAGCCAGGCAAGAACGATCAGACTGACCGACAGTGGGCTCCAGCAGCGAGATTTGCCGGATGCAGCGTCGCGCGATTCGGCAGACCGCTCAACGTTCGCAGCAGTCGAGGGAGTGGCGAATTGGGTGGAGCTTTGATTCACTAGCGACTCGACGGATGATCGAGTGGGCGATCGGTAAAGAGCGCCTTGCCGGAGGTCTCAGCCAACAGGACCTTGTTGTCTCCGAGGAGGCGATCGACGACGTCCCGCTTCTCCAGCGGAACGAAGAGAATCTTGCGCGGCCCCGTGCCCCAGGTCCTGAGGAGATCGTCATGGGTCAGGAAGATTGGTGGAGCATCGGGGAAGGTTGATCCGAACAGCATGGACGTGGAGCGTCCGTCCACGAGATAAACGATTTTGCCAAGGTAGAAGGGAATGGAAGAGCCGTAGGCCTGATCGCCATAGAGGAGAATCTCGCTGTCTTGCGACACGAGATGCTGATCTTCGAGCTGGATGATCTTTTGTGCAAGGTTGGCCGACGACAACATCGGAGCAAAGCGCACCAGGGCAATATGAGCCGCTACGAGAAAGACAGTCGAGGTGAGAGCAATGGCTACAGTTGAGGCGAGATGGCGTCGGCGGCTACGAAGCCACCATGCGATCGCCGGGCCAAAGGCGAAGGACAGGGCGGCCAGCGTCGCAGGAAGTCTTAGAGCGGCGAAGCTGGGCCCCGTCAGATCGAAGAAGTGAGACATCGAGAGGGTGTAATCGCCCACGCCGCGATGGGCGAGCAGCTCGCCGATATCAGGCACGAAAGGAAGATTGCGGGAGCTCCAGAGACCGTATCCCAGCGCGGCGGCGGCTGCGATGCCAATCACGGTGTAGGTGGCGTGGGCTGCGATGATCCAGCGTCGCGAGGTCTGGTCCACATCGTAGGATTGTTCCGCGCACACCAGCGCCACGGCCATCAGGATGAGAATCGCCAGGTAGGCTGGAAAGGTGTAGTACTCCTGGTTGGTCGAGATGGAAAAGAAGACTAGCACGAGCGCTCCATAGATCAGCAGAAGCCAGGTCGTGCCTGTGGAGAAGTTGATCGATGTGCCTGGCCGGCTGCGGCGAAGACGCCAGCCCTGAATGACCGCAAGCGGGGAGAAGAGGCTCCAGGGAAAGAGCCAGACCAGGTGAAGGCTCCAGAAGAGATAGCCTGGCAGCTTGTTGTAGTCCTTGGGGTAGCGCTTGCCAAGGAAGCGGAGAAAGTGTTCGTTGACGAAGTAGAACCAGAAGAAGCCGTGGCCGTTCATGCCACCGGTATTTCGCAGCCCGGCGAGGATGTGCCAGGGAGCGGCGATCGCGAAGAAGAGAAGCAGTCCGCTTGCGATTCGTGTGCGGCCCACGTTTCGCCATTGTCTTGTGAGTGTGAGGTAGAAGATGGCTGCGCCGCCAAAGAAGACCAGCGCAACGAGACCCTTGGTCAGTACGGCGAGCGCAAGCATAGCCCACATGGTGTAGGCGTACAGCGGGCGCTGGCGGCTCGTCTCCTCAAGTGTCCGCAGAAGGCAGTAGAGCGCGGTCAGGATGAAGAGCGAGAGCAGGACCTCTGGGATGTAGATGCGGGTGAAGAGAAAGACTCCGGCGGAGGTCAGAGCGAAGACACCTGTGTAGAAGGCAGTGCGGTCCCCGTAGGCGCGGCGTCCCCAGTGATAGCCCAGTAGCGCGAGCAGAAGGACTCCGATGGCCTCAGGCAGGTGAGCCGCAAATGTATTGAAGCCGAAGATGCGAAAGCTGATGGCGTCCAGCCAATAGGGAAGCGCAGCTTTTTCGAGATAGCGAATCCCGTTGACCTTCAGGGTGACAAGATCGCCGGTGAGCGCCATGTTGCGTGCGGCATTGGCGTGGGTTGCATCGGCGTCATCCAGAAGCGGAGGAGCGAACAGCGATGCGAAAAAGATGACCAGCCAGAGTGAAAGGATGACGCTCAAAGCTGAGGAGCGGCGTGGTCCGGAAGAGGAGCGCGCTTGCGGTGATGAAGTGGATGCCGTCGAAGGCTCGGAGAGGGCTGGAATGATCATCGTTGAATGCGTCTCTCTAGGATATATGCCTGTCCTTGAAAGAAGAATATTTTAGCCCTCCCTTCAGCAAGCCGGACGAATAGCGGCCTGCATGGATGAGATTCAGTCGCATGGCGATGTATCTTGCTTGTGATGGTTGATTTTCGGGTTTGGGGAAGGTGAAGTAAATGCCCACGTTCGCCGCGGTGGATATCGGCTCTAACTCCTGTCGTTTGAAGATCGCTTCGGTGCAGATGCATCGGCTCAAGACATTGCACGAAGACAGAGAGGTAACGCGTCTGGGCGAGAGCGTTTTTCAGACGGGAGCCATCTCACCGGAGGCGATGGCCGCTACCATTCGGGCGCTGAAGCGCTTTCACAAGGCTGTGCAGCTTCATGTGGCTGATAAGGTTCGTGTCGTGGCCACCAGCGCGATGCGCGATGCCCGCAATGCCGGTGCTTTTACCGAGTGGGTTCGTTCCGCGACCGGATGGGATGTGGAGGTGATCTCGGGATTGGAAGAGGGCCGGCTGATCCATCTGGGCGTCGTGACGCACGAGGTTGGAGCACGCGGACGCTGTGTCCTGATCGATCTTGGCGGCGGAAGCTGCGAGATGACCTACTCCGACGGCGGCCGCATTAAGGCGATGGTGAGCCTGCCGCTGGGGGCCGTGCGACTGCAGCAGGAGTTTCTGATGACAGATCCGCCTCCCAGGGAAGATGTTGCCCGTCTGAAGCAGTACATTGACCGTGAGCTGAAGAAGGCTGCGCGGAAGATCGGCACTCCCCGCGCGGCTCTTGTGATTGCCACGTCTGGTACTGCGGCAGCGTTGGCAGAGGCCAGCAGTACCGTGCGGAAGAAGGCTGGAACCAAGGAAAAGAAGTCCCTCGCCAAGCGGCGGGTGGAGCATCTGGGTGCGTTGACAGCAGACGCCCACGAGGTCCGCGTGCTTGCGGACCGTCTGGCGAAGATGCGCGATGAGCAGAGAGCGGCAGTTCCCGGCATCGGGCCGCGCCGGTCGGAGATCATCGTCGGCGGTGCGCTGGTCTACTCCCATCTGATGGAACGGTTCGGCTTCAAGTCCTTCCGTTACTCCGAGCTTGGCCTGCGCGACGGAATGCTGGCCCAGATGCTGAGCGATGTGGATTTGAGAGCGTCCGTACACCAGAAGATCGAGAGCGAGCGATGGGCAGGAGTTCTCGAGGTCTGCCGCCGTTACGGAATTGAGCAGAGGCAGGTTGAGCCGGTCCGACAGCATGTGGTGGACCTCTTCAAGACGCTGGCCCCTGTGCATGGTCTCCCGGAAGAGTACAGGCTCTGGCTGGAAGCAGCCGCCATGATGGAAGACGTCGGCAAATTCATGAACCACCAGGGCCACCACCGTCATACGCAGTACATCATTGCGAACTCTGAGATCTTCGGGTTTTCACCGGCACAGCGCGCAATTGTAAGTGCGCTGGCCCGGTACCTTGGAAAGACCAGGCCCGATGCCATGGATCGCGTGATGCGCACCATTCCGATCGAAGAGCACACCAACGTGATCCGGGCAATCCTGCTGTTGCGGCTTGCAGTCGCACTGAATCAGGATCGTGCAAGTGCAATCCTGCGCATTCGCATTCATGTGTATCCCAAGCGCGTGGTGCTGGAACTGGTTCCAGGTCGCGGTGGAGCGGAGCTCGAGGCGTGGTCCGTCAAAAAAGAGGCCAGTTACTTTCGCGAGGTCTTTCGCCGCGAGCTCTTTGTTGAGGTGGTGTAGAGCGCACGCACAGGCCTCGGATCGAGTAGCCACTGCAATGTGGCAGGTCCCCGGTCCAGCGAGACACGCGCCAGCGATCCCTTCCGCAGGCGAAGGTGCGGCAGCGTAGTGCTTTGAGGGCCTGCCAACAGGCTGGCGAGAAACTGCGTGATATTGGGGTTGTGCCCGACGACCAGAAGATTCTCGTACCCGCGACAGTCAGAGAGAAGACGCTGAAAGTCCCGGACGCTCGCCTCAGGTGTAAGCGCGTTCGACATCAGAATCTGTGACTCGTATCCCATCTCCGTTCCTACCAGCGACGCAGTCTGGAGACTCCGCTTGAAAGGACTGGAGACGATCAGGTCGAACTGCAGATTCAGCTCATTCAAAACGGCGCCCAGCTGCAGGCAGTACCGCTTGCCCTCTTTGTCGAGAGGACGCTTACGGTCGAGGACCGGATTGGGTCGCCGTTCGCCGGCTGAAGCATGTCGAAGAATGAAGAGATTCATGTGTGTTTACCTGATTTTAAATCAGATAGCGGAATGAGGCTGTTCGGGTCAGAGATTGTCCTGTGCGTCGTCATTAGGACGCTCCGCCGGAGGAGCAGGATCATGATGAAAGACGCCGGGATCAGGCTCTGCCAGCGAGGGTGAAGGAGGCTCCGGATTCGGAATGGGATCGGGTGTTGGAGCTGAAGATCTGGCCATAAGGGGCTGGTCCTGCGATAAGGGCGGCGGATAGACAGGAATCAGCGGGTCGGGATTTGACATGATCTCGATGTGATGCGGGCGATCGTGGTTCGCGGCTGCAGGGGGTGGTGGCACGTTGGAGGTAATCGGAGTCACTCGCCTGTAGGTGCCCTGGGGTTCAGGAAAGCTGTCGTCAGAGGTGGTGACAGGATGCTGCAGGACGAGCGAGGTCTCTACTCCTCGTTGCCAGAAGCGCAGAAAAAGCATCGCCATCAGTCCAATCTGTGCAACCAGGAACATGGGCCAGGCATGTGGTCGTGCAAGCATGTGCATCGCAGCTCGCGATGTAAAGAAGACGATGACTGTGCCTGTTACGGCGAGAACGAGAAAGATGATCCAGAGCCGGAAGAGATTGACTCGCAGGAGATGGAGGGCAGGCGCAAGCGTGCGGCGAACGCGACGATCCGGTCTTCCTGAGATGCGGAGATGGGTGCCAAGCTGCACCGTGTAGACCTCAACCAGATCGAAGTAGAGCCGCAGGAGAGAAGCCACCAGCAGCACCAGCAGCATCCCCGCAAGCGTAAGTAGCAGGGAGGTTCTTCCCACGAAACGGTCGTCGACGAAGCTCCTCCAGTGTTGCTCGGCTACGGTGAGCGGTCCCAGAATCACGCCTCCGGCCACCAGGGCCAATAGCGTGATGCGCACAAACCGCCAAAAGTGAAGGAGGCCCTGATAGATCAGCGTGCCCAATTTTGCGGGCTGGTTTGTGATGTAGCTGAAGAGTGTTCCGGGAACCAGCAGGAAATAGAGAACAAGAAAGACGATAACGGAACCATGGCTGGCCATGGCGCTCATCTCGCCGGCCTGTTCACCGCGGAGCCGCATCATCGCTTCCAGGACGATGGAGATATCGAAGCCGGATGACAGCCGCTGTGAAGCCAGCGAATGATTCATCAGCCTGGAGAGTTGTCCGTAAAGGGGCAGGCAGAAGGCGAGCGCGAGGCCGAGATTAAAGAGATAGGTCCAGAGGAATGCCGGAAACCGGCGAAGCGTAATGCTGAGGCCATGAAAAAAGATGTTGCGCGTTTGCGGCATGGAAGACGGCCTTTCAGGAGCGATACCGAGGATGCTGTTCCTCTCTTACGTGTTTCAAACGAACCAGGCTGTAAATTGAGACAAAAGCTGGTGAAACACCACCCAGATCGCTGTCAGCTTGCTTGCCGAAACCACGTCTGTTTGTCGGGTGATGCTGTTGTTGAAGAGATCGCGATCGAGCGGCACGCGATGATCGGGGTCGATCTCGACCGAGACGATCTTCGCATTGCGCGTATAGAGGAACTTCTTCCAGCGGTCGGCGCCGTCCCAGTGTTCGCGGAGTCGGGTGCCGTCGTCGAAGACGATCTCGGCGGTTACGGGGAGGATGAAGTCTCCCTTGCGACGCAGAATTACAGTCGAACGATATGGGATCTTCTTGGCATTCCGTACTGGCGGTTCCCACCAGCGCAGCGGCTCGGAAGTGAAGTTGTCGACAGAGTAGTCGAGCACCTGCGTGCCGTAGACGGCCTGATCGAAGAACGGCCGCAACGTCGTTGGCTCATAGTGAGACTCTGAGATGGACGCAGGCGGTGCGCATGGCACCGCTGTTGTGGCGGCGGCATCGGAGGAAAGTCCGGGGTTGAGCCTGCTGAAGGGGAGTGTTGTTGCCAGAGGCCCTCCTGCGGGAGAAGCAGGCGCAACGTTTGTGCAGGGAGTGTTGGCAGAGGATGCTGCAGCTCCGTCTCGGCTCGCAGAGAGCGGCTGTGCCTTGCCGCGAGCGACGGCGACTTCTTCGATCGTGCGGAGAAAATCCTCCGTTGTGGGGTGTTTGAAGCGATAGCGCTGGAAGTAGGTTCGCATCGCTTCGTCCATCGTATTCTCGCCGATCATTCCTTCCAGCGTGGTCAGCAGTGTTGCTGTCTTTCCGTATGTCACCGCGCCATACGACTGCTCATTGCGGAACTTCCATGCGAAGCGGGTTACAGGATCGAAGTCGGGGGAGAGAAGATAGGAGAAGCGCTGCAGCGATCTGTCGCCGAGATTTGCATACCTCTCGTTCGTGACGGAGGTACGGCCGCCAAGAAGGGCGGCAAGCACCTTGACCTCCGTGTAGGAGTTGATGCCCTCGTCCAGCCAGGCATCCTCAAATTCGTTGGAGGCGACCATCCCATACCAGTACTGGTGACCGAACTCGTGTTCGACAGTAAGCTCGGGCAGCTTGAAGATCCCGCTCCATGAGCCATCGCCGGTGACCAGTGTGGGGTACTCCATGCCCTGCATCTCTGAGCCCGGCTCCGGATCGACAACGGTGATGACCTTGTAGGGATAAGGCCCGTACCTGCGCTCGAATTCAGCGAGTGCACCCCGCGTGATGTCGAGATAACGCTGTCCGATGTGAGGATGCGCGGCCAGGGCAAGCACGCGAATCTGAACCGGGCCCATCGACGAGAGATAGACAGCGTCGGAGACCACAAAGTGCGGACTCGCAGCGAAGGCGAAGTCGTGAATATCCTCGCCATAAAAGCTGAGCGTCTTTGTGCCGTCAGAATTGGGCTGGGTTCCGGTTGGAACTCCGCTGGCCCCTACGGTGTATCGTCGGGGCACGGTAAGGCGAACGTTGTAGGTGCCGAAGTCGGAGAAGAACTCCGTAGTGGCGTGATACTGGTGGCAGTTCCACGCTCCATGCCAGAAGACGCCGACCTTCGGAAACCACTGGCCGCCCATGATGAAGTCACGCTTATATCCGTTGCGGGCTACGGACTCCGGAAACTTGTCGTGAAAGGTTAGGTGGAAGGTCACGGAGTCGTTCGGCTGTAGCGGGCGCGGCAGCGTAATCTCTGCGACGGTGTGATCGTCCAAGTTGCCGTCGTCCGGTGCAGTAAAACGAAGAGTCGCAGTCAGGTCGCCGTATCCATCGGCATCGACATGCGAGACCGTAATCCCCCCGATCTTCTCCGGCGGATAGTCATTGCCCAGGGTCTCGCGGATTCCGCCGCCCGCCCGCGTCTCTGCGGTGAAGGTCGATTGCGGCCGGAAGGCGTTGAGGTAGAGGTGGAGCGGAAAGCTGGTGAGCGGCTGCCCGGTCAGATTCCGGTAGGTGAGGGTCTCGGTAGCGTCCAGGATCTTTCTGTCCGTATCGAGCTTCGCATCGATGGCGTAGGCCACCACACGCTCCGAAAGCGGTCGCCCGTCGGGCGAGTTGGTGGCGATGCTTAGTTGAGCACGCGATGCCGGTGCGACGAGTAGCAGAACAACTGCAGCGAGAAGGTATCTCCGCATAGGCTTGAAGTCGGAATACTTTCAGTGAGATGCGCGAAACTGCTCTTCGGGTGGCGCGAGACTGCGCTTACCTCAATGGCTCTTTAATTCCCACAGTTCGGTGGTAAGAATACCCGAGAGAAACATCTGCCGGCCTATACACTGAAACCCCGCTTCTGAGAGGAGCCCTGCATGGTCCGGAAGATGCGTGACGGGCAGTCCCGTCAGGATTCGAAATGCAAGGTAGAGGCCGCGTATGAATACGCGCGTAGGCAAATGCATGTTTCCCGGTGGGATGCGGAAATCGGAGATGAGCCATCGACCTCCCGGCCTTAGTGCGGGAGTGATCCTGGCGATCAGCTGCTCCAACTGCTCTTCTGTAAAACAATCCAGAAAGAAATGGCTCACGACGAGATCGTAGGGAACATCTGTTGCTGGTGTGAAGGTGAGTGCGTTGGCCTGCACAGTTTTCAGGCGATCCTCATAGCGGCTGCAGCGACGGCGCAGAAGTTCAAGCATCGCGGCGCTGCTGTCGACCGCGGTTGCCTGCACCGAAGTATTGGCTGCAAGGAAGCTGGCGAGAAAACGTCCGTCTCCATCCCCGAGAGCGAGGGCATTGTGAGCCATTCCCAACTTGGGGAGAAAGTGCAATCGAGTCTGCTCTAGCTTTCGTCCCAGTGTTAGATATTCAAGCGTGCGATATGGCCGGGCGATGGGATCGAAGTTCGCTGGGCTGTTCATAGAAAGGGCACCAGGAGGAGTGGGGTCAGTAGAGCGAGGTCGGCCGCGGCTCGCAGTTGCAGTGTGCTTAAGCGATTACGCTGCTGGTGCAGTGCAAAAAGCGCCAGTGCCGCCATCGAGACAGCAGCATAGAGCAGGCGTGCCGGCGGACTGCTCAACAGTACACAGGCGCCGCTGACGGCGAAGGTAGCGAGCGTCAGCGGCGCAAGGTATCGCAGGACGATGGCTGTAACCGGATGTGGAGGCTGTCCTCCTGGAACGGGGTGCTCCCACGCATAGATAAACAGGCAGTTGAGGCTGCACACCGCAGCCAGCAGCAGCGCCGGTAGCAGAAGCGGTAGCCGCAACTGAGGATTGCGCGAGATGGTCGGAATAAAGGTCGCCGCGGCGAAGCATACGCCGACGGCAATCTCTTTCGGCAGACGATGCGCGCTGCGCGTCGCGTGAATGATGACGAAGTATCCAAAGACCAGGCCCCCCAGGACCAGGTAGAGGCGGATGGCTGCCTCCGGGATATGCGGCAGCAGCAGAGCCAGCGACACGGAGGCGATGGCGATTCCCGTCATAAAGGCGCTACGGTGTTCGCGGTGGAAGTAGTGGCGGGCTTCCAGTCTGTCATTTCCTGGTGAGAGCGCATCCAGCAGACGGTCCGCTGCATACAGCGTCCACACCGCTATGGTCATTGCCGCCAGTGAAAACCAGTGAAGCTGCAGATGGGCAGCCCGCGCTATAAACCAGGTCCAAAGAGTGGCGACCGTGGGAGCATCGAGCGAGAGAAGATGCCAGAAGACAGGAGCAGAATAGCTTCTATCGCTCGTACTCTGATGAGATCTTCCGGCCACCTCTCCATTGTAGGTGGCTGTTGAGCAGGCCTGCTACGCGACGTTGGATGCTCCGGCGGCGGAATGTGGACTGTCACCGATAATGCGCGGACCCGCCTTCTCCGGCTGGCGAGTGTGCTTCTCTTCTTTGGCGCCTTCAGC is a window of Edaphobacter sp. 12200R-103 DNA encoding:
- a CDS encoding class I SAM-dependent methyltransferase; this encodes MNSPANFDPIARPYRTLEYLTLGRKLEQTRLHFLPKLGMAHNALALGDGDGRFLASFLAANTSVQATAVDSSAAMLELLRRRCSRYEDRLKTVQANALTFTPATDVPYDLVVSHFFLDCFTEEQLEQLIARITPALRPGGRWLISDFRIPPGNMHLPTRVFIRGLYLAFRILTGLPVTHLPDHAGLLSEAGFQCIGRQMFLSGILTTELWELKSH
- a CDS encoding M1 family metallopeptidase translates to MRRYLLAAVVLLLVAPASRAQLSIATNSPDGRPLSERVVAYAIDAKLDTDRKILDATETLTYRNLTGQPLTSFPLHLYLNAFRPQSTFTAETRAGGGIRETLGNDYPPEKIGGITVSHVDADGYGDLTATLRFTAPDDGNLDDHTVAEITLPRPLQPNDSVTFHLTFHDKFPESVARNGYKRDFIMGGQWFPKVGVFWHGAWNCHQYHATTEFFSDFGTYNVRLTVPRRYTVGASGVPTGTQPNSDGTKTLSFYGEDIHDFAFAASPHFVVSDAVYLSSMGPVQIRVLALAAHPHIGQRYLDITRGALAEFERRYGPYPYKVITVVDPEPGSEMQGMEYPTLVTGDGSWSGIFKLPELTVEHEFGHQYWYGMVASNEFEDAWLDEGINSYTEVKVLAALLGGRTSVTNERYANLGDRSLQRFSYLLSPDFDPVTRFAWKFRNEQSYGAVTYGKTATLLTTLEGMIGENTMDEAMRTYFQRYRFKHPTTEDFLRTIEEVAVARGKAQPLSASRDGAAASSANTPCTNVAPASPAGGPLATTLPFSRLNPGLSSDAAATTAVPCAPPASISESHYEPTTLRPFFDQAVYGTQVLDYSVDNFTSEPLRWWEPPVRNAKKIPYRSTVILRRKGDFILPVTAEIVFDDGTRLREHWDGADRWKKFLYTRNAKIVSVEIDPDHRVPLDRDLFNNSITRQTDVVSASKLTAIWVVFHQLLSQFTAWFV